From Candidatus Atelocyanobacterium thalassa isolate ALOHA, a single genomic window includes:
- a CDS encoding rhodanese-like domain-containing protein, whose protein sequence is MHQNQSIPTITVKKLAEYLIKDNSELQLIDVREPEEVKIAHIEKFKVFSLSKFPEWSQTIINDLDFDKETLVLCHHGVRSAQVCFWLLKNGFINVKNIEGGIAAYSLIIDNSIPQY, encoded by the coding sequence ATGCACCAAAATCAGTCTATTCCAACAATTACAGTAAAAAAACTTGCCGAATATCTTATAAAAGATAATTCTGAATTACAACTTATAGATGTCAGAGAGCCGGAAGAGGTAAAAATTGCTCATATCGAAAAATTCAAGGTATTTTCTTTAAGTAAGTTTCCTGAATGGTCTCAAACAATTATTAATGACTTAGACTTTGATAAAGAAACATTAGTTCTTTGTCATCATGGAGTACGATCTGCTCAAGTCTGTTTCTGGTTACTTAAAAATGGTTTTATTAATGTTAAAAATATAGAAGGAGGAATCGCTGCTTACTCTTTAATAATTGATAATAGTATTCCTCAATATTAA
- the hrcA gene encoding heat-inducible transcriptional repressor HrcA codes for MTVPFLLNQRYQKILRAAVQHYIATAEPVGSNTLVREYNLSISSATIRNTLGKLEKAGFLYQPHTSAGRIPSDFGYRIYVDKLMVPDYKYTKRIIRTLNGQLNQKFYDSNETFLQKVAQILTNLSGYIALITLPQMFPNKLYHLQLIQVSSKQIVFVVVTNDYKTKSILVDIPSVLINDNKEWLDEKLQIFSNFLNSHLKGRSIFDIPNSTWATIDQDFIDYSDFLKGILKQLRNNLQLSISTQIIIHGISEILRQPEFSKLKQVKMLIHLLEEEQDKLQSLILDVPKNKLLNKQVNIRIGNENPLKSMHLYSLVYSTYCQHDIPVGSIGIIGPTRMLYENTIPLVESTANYLSKIFSLKLS; via the coding sequence ATGACTGTCCCCTTTCTTTTAAATCAAAGATATCAAAAAATATTACGAGCAGCAGTTCAACATTATATTGCTACAGCAGAACCTGTTGGTTCTAATACTTTAGTTAGAGAATATAATTTAAGTATTAGTTCAGCTACTATTCGTAATACATTAGGAAAGCTAGAAAAAGCTGGATTCTTATATCAACCTCATACTTCTGCTGGCAGAATACCATCAGATTTTGGTTATCGAATATATGTAGACAAGTTAATGGTTCCAGATTATAAGTATACAAAAAGAATCATACGTACATTAAACGGACAGTTAAATCAAAAGTTTTATGATTCTAATGAAACTTTTTTACAAAAAGTAGCTCAGATATTAACTAACTTAAGTGGTTACATAGCTCTCATTACTCTCCCGCAAATGTTTCCAAACAAGCTATATCATTTACAGTTAATACAGGTATCTTCTAAGCAAATAGTATTTGTTGTTGTAACTAATGATTATAAAACTAAATCTATTTTAGTGGATATTCCATCTGTTTTAATTAATGATAATAAAGAATGGTTAGATGAAAAACTACAAATATTCTCTAATTTTTTGAATAGTCATTTAAAAGGAAGGTCTATATTCGACATTCCGAATTCAACTTGGGCAACAATAGATCAGGATTTTATTGATTACTCTGATTTTTTAAAAGGAATTCTTAAACAATTGAGGAATAATCTTCAATTATCTATTTCTACCCAAATTATAATTCATGGTATTTCAGAAATTCTTAGACAACCAGAATTTTCTAAATTAAAGCAAGTCAAGATGTTAATTCACTTGTTAGAAGAAGAACAAGATAAATTACAGTCTTTAATTCTAGATGTTCCCAAAAATAAGCTATTAAATAAACAAGTAAATATTAGAATTGGCAATGAAAACCCTCTCAAATCTATGCATCTTTATAGCTTAGTTTATTCAACTTATTGTCAACATGATATCCCTGTTGGGAGTATTGGAATTATTGGTCCAACAAGAATGTTATATGAGAACACTATTCCTCTGGTGGAATCGACAGCAAATTATTTATCGAAAATATTTAGTTTAAAATTAAGCTAG
- a CDS encoding glycosyltransferase family 39 protein — protein MKLYRQWINQLLYVNNSILLVFWTIIGGILRFTNLGAKSPWTDEFATMVFSLGNDFRSVPLNQLISLDTLLQPLQFNTNAGISSVISLLLEEDNHPPLYFVINHLWIGLLSHLGVVENIDITIMRILPAFFGVLSIPGIYILSSISFRSRLAGQISASLMAVSPYGIYLAQEARHYTFATLFVIASLLCLVVAIRKIKEESVIPYWLVLVWLLANSIGLSIHYFFCLTLISEIITLIFLYNIQPHEKLSNLKRKNYYRIFLVIIGTFCTGLMWLLIIIPKGYGNDMISWIHPVNNVLYFISPPFQLLAVWIPMISLLPVESSSIPIVILSGLILLLFLIFLVPYILQEVKIGLRDKKFSLPLIVLISFISGVIGIFLTITYLARLDLTRGARYSFTYFPAVIAVLGGILSIPWHSNSEHKLSKIYSIILLNRKMGFYIVWIMGLLGSITVLLNLGYQKYYRPEQFVDIFQRTVSHDAVIVTTHQSLVQTGEMMGIGLELQNNQKLTNTSFLLIDKNSKDYPQEAETLQTIVENTKEPLEVWTVNFKDPIKLKNCNLDTKKYPHIDGYHYERYICN, from the coding sequence GTGAAATTATATAGGCAATGGATTAATCAATTACTTTATGTGAATAATTCAATTTTATTAGTTTTTTGGACAATCATCGGCGGTATTCTTAGATTTACTAATTTAGGCGCTAAATCGCCATGGACTGATGAATTTGCCACTATGGTTTTTAGTTTAGGGAATGATTTTCGTTCAGTACCTCTGAATCAGCTTATTTCATTAGATACACTTTTGCAACCATTACAATTCAATACTAATGCAGGAATTAGCAGTGTCATATCTCTGTTGCTGGAAGAAGATAATCATCCACCTCTATATTTTGTTATTAATCACTTATGGATAGGCTTATTATCTCATTTGGGAGTTGTCGAAAATATTGATATTACGATCATGAGAATACTTCCTGCTTTTTTTGGTGTTCTTTCTATTCCTGGAATCTATATTTTAAGTTCTATCAGCTTTCGTTCTCGCTTGGCTGGACAAATTAGTGCATCCTTAATGGCAGTATCTCCATATGGCATCTACCTTGCGCAAGAAGCACGGCATTATACATTTGCAACTTTATTTGTCATTGCATCTTTACTATGTTTAGTTGTTGCTATCAGAAAAATCAAAGAGGAATCAGTTATTCCTTACTGGTTAGTTTTAGTTTGGTTGTTAGCTAATAGTATTGGATTATCTATTCATTACTTTTTTTGTTTGACCTTAATATCAGAAATTATAACTTTGATATTTTTATATAATATTCAACCACACGAAAAGCTATCGAATTTAAAAAGAAAAAACTATTATCGAATCTTTTTAGTTATTATAGGAACGTTTTGTACAGGGTTAATGTGGCTACTAATCATAATACCCAAAGGTTACGGCAATGACATGATCAGCTGGATTCATCCAGTAAATAACGTTTTATATTTTATTAGTCCTCCTTTTCAATTATTAGCTGTTTGGATTCCTATGATTTCACTTTTACCAGTAGAGTCATCTTCTATTCCAATCGTCATTTTATCTGGATTAATTTTATTATTATTTTTAATATTTTTAGTTCCATATATTCTGCAAGAAGTAAAGATAGGTTTAAGAGATAAAAAATTTAGCTTACCTTTGATTGTACTTATCTCTTTTATCTCTGGAGTTATTGGTATTTTTTTAACTATCACTTATTTAGCTAGATTAGACTTAACTCGTGGTGCACGTTATAGTTTTACTTATTTTCCTGCTGTGATAGCAGTCTTAGGGGGCATACTATCAATTCCTTGGCATAGTAATTCGGAACATAAATTATCAAAAATCTATTCCATTATTTTATTAAATAGAAAAATGGGGTTTTATATTGTATGGATTATGGGATTATTAGGTTCAATAACAGTACTATTAAATTTGGGATATCAAAAATACTATAGACCTGAACAGTTTGTTGATATTTTTCAAAGAACAGTATCTCATGATGCTGTAATTGTTACTACGCATCAAAGTTTGGTCCAAACAGGAGAAATGATGGGTATAGGATTAGAATTACAAAATAATCAAAAACTAACTAATACTTCTTTTTTATTAATAGATAAAAATAGTAAAGATTACCCTCAAGAAGCTGAAACATTACAAACAATCGTTGAAAATACTAAAGAACCTTTAGAAGTTTGGACTGTTAATTTTAAAGATCCTATTAAGCTTAAAAATTGTAATCTTGATACAAAAAAATATCCTCATATTGATGGATATCATTATGAGAGATATATTTGCAATTAA
- a CDS encoding ABC transporter ATP-binding protein, with product MKGEPLIELKNVSKSFGGYNILDKINLTIYRGEALVIIGPSGTGKSTILRLIAGLLPLDTGKIYIKGKERKGIIEDGYQPMRIALVFQQAALFDSLTVDENVGFFLYEHSQLSRSKIRKLVDKKLAMVGLHGISDRYPSQLSGGMRKRVSFARALMSNPENSLDNPEIVLYDEPTAGLDPISSTVIENLVRDLQNDSEGCGSYVMVSHQDSTIRRTADRVIFLYGGKIQWEGKVNEIDSTNNPIVRQFFNASVKGPIRVTD from the coding sequence ATGAAAGGAGAACCATTAATTGAGTTGAAAAATGTTTCTAAATCTTTTGGTGGCTATAATATCCTAGATAAAATTAATTTAACTATCTATAGAGGAGAAGCTCTAGTTATCATAGGACCATCAGGTACAGGAAAATCAACTATTTTACGTCTTATAGCTGGATTATTACCATTAGATACAGGAAAAATTTATATTAAAGGCAAAGAACGTAAAGGAATTATCGAAGACGGTTATCAACCTATGCGAATTGCTTTAGTTTTTCAACAAGCAGCATTATTTGATTCGTTGACGGTTGATGAAAATGTTGGCTTTTTTCTCTATGAACATTCTCAATTATCTCGTTCTAAAATCCGAAAACTAGTTGATAAAAAGCTTGCTATGGTCGGATTACATGGAATAAGTGATCGTTATCCTTCTCAACTCTCAGGAGGAATGCGAAAAAGAGTTAGTTTTGCTAGGGCTTTAATGTCTAATCCTGAAAATTCCTTAGATAATCCAGAAATAGTTTTATATGACGAGCCTACTGCTGGATTAGATCCTATCTCATCTACTGTTATTGAGAATTTAGTTCGTGATTTACAAAATGATTCTGAAGGTTGTGGAAGCTATGTCATGGTATCTCACCAAGATAGTACTATTAGACGTACTGCAGATAGAGTGATTTTTTTGTATGGTGGAAAAATTCAATGGGAAGGAAAAGTCAATGAAATTGACTCTACAAATAATCCTATTGTTAGGCAATTTTTTAATGCTAGTGTTAAAGGTCCTATTCGAGTAACTGATTAA
- a CDS encoding sodium:solute symporter family protein translates to MHLIDWIVVLVYFLVTTILGLFISYKNKITSKNFENHKNTHFINNLLAGRNLPWWLAGTSMAATTFSIDTPLYICGIVASRGIAGNWEWWSFGISNIFLIYIFAGMWRRSGLLTDAEITELRYGGKNAAILRATKAFLFAIPINCIGIGYAMLAIIKVVDALELWQSLGFSPGEEAKFWTIISLNFFVLLYTGVSGLWGVVITDFFQFFLGLIGSIVLCVFSVHDAGGINKLVLDVQNATDFDVLSFIPIVYNRHLGFTWNDAAGITATTFSSYIFVQWWSFRRSDGGGEFVQRLLSVKGDTESQARNEAEKATWLFNILNYVIRTWPWILTALASIVLLPNLKDPELAYPKLMIAYLPPIALGLVVSSLIAAFMSTISTSINWGASYLSNDLYKRFFRPEASDRELTIVVKVASIVVIILGSITAFYANDIRTIFRVVISIGTGPGLVLILRWYWSRINAAAELSAMVTGFVIGLISVFSSNFNIVFSDFGWKILAISIITGVVWISTMFLTPPEKEETLINFYRHIRPGGRGWYIQQQQTGLQPSQNLKLDLLKVLAAILIMFGSMFTLGGFLLLQPITGLVSVISIIFGGMLLKGLKRKEVNL, encoded by the coding sequence ATGCACCTAATAGATTGGATTGTTGTTTTAGTTTATTTTTTGGTTACTACTATTTTAGGGTTATTTATATCTTATAAAAATAAAATAACTTCGAAAAATTTTGAGAATCATAAGAATACTCATTTTATTAACAATTTACTTGCAGGTCGAAATTTACCTTGGTGGTTAGCAGGGACAAGTATGGCTGCAACAACATTTTCCATTGATACTCCTTTATATATATGTGGAATAGTTGCGAGTCGCGGGATTGCTGGTAATTGGGAGTGGTGGAGCTTTGGAATCTCTAACATCTTTTTAATATATATCTTTGCTGGCATGTGGAGAAGATCAGGATTATTAACAGATGCTGAAATTACTGAATTACGATATGGTGGAAAAAATGCTGCTATTTTAAGAGCTACTAAAGCGTTTTTATTCGCCATACCAATTAATTGTATTGGTATAGGATATGCCATGTTAGCCATTATAAAGGTAGTCGATGCTTTAGAATTATGGCAAAGTTTAGGATTTAGTCCTGGAGAAGAAGCTAAATTTTGGACAATAATCTCCTTAAATTTTTTTGTTCTTCTTTATACTGGGGTATCAGGACTTTGGGGTGTAGTCATAACAGATTTCTTTCAATTTTTTTTAGGATTAATTGGGTCAATAGTATTGTGTGTTTTTAGTGTGCATGATGCAGGAGGAATAAATAAGTTAGTTTTAGATGTTCAAAATGCAACTGATTTTGATGTATTGTCTTTTATTCCTATTGTTTACAACAGACATCTTGGTTTTACGTGGAATGATGCGGCAGGAATTACTGCAACCACATTTTCTAGTTATATATTTGTACAATGGTGGTCGTTTCGACGTAGTGATGGAGGAGGAGAATTTGTCCAAAGGCTACTTTCGGTAAAAGGAGACACAGAATCTCAGGCAAGGAATGAAGCAGAAAAGGCAACTTGGCTTTTTAATATTCTCAATTATGTTATCAGAACTTGGCCATGGATACTCACAGCATTAGCTTCTATCGTCTTACTACCTAATTTAAAAGACCCTGAGTTAGCATATCCTAAGCTTATGATAGCTTATTTACCCCCCATAGCTCTTGGATTAGTTGTTTCATCTTTAATTGCTGCTTTTATGAGCACCATTTCTACTTCAATTAATTGGGGAGCTTCCTATTTAAGTAATGATTTATACAAACGCTTTTTTCGGCCTGAAGCTTCTGATCGCGAATTGACTATTGTTGTTAAAGTAGCTTCAATTGTAGTAATAATTTTAGGTTCTATTACTGCCTTTTACGCCAATGATATTCGTACAATATTTCGTGTAGTAATTTCTATTGGAACTGGTCCTGGATTGGTTTTGATCTTAAGATGGTATTGGTCTCGTATTAATGCTGCAGCTGAACTTTCAGCAATGGTTACAGGATTTGTTATTGGGTTGATATCAGTTTTTAGTTCAAATTTTAATATAGTTTTTTCTGATTTTGGCTGGAAAATACTGGCAATTTCTATCATCACTGGTGTAGTGTGGATTTCTACAATGTTTTTAACTCCTCCCGAGAAAGAAGAAACATTAATTAATTTTTATAGGCATATACGTCCAGGAGGAAGAGGTTGGTACATTCAACAACAGCAAACAGGATTACAGCCGTCTCAAAATTTAAAGTTAGACTTGTTAAAAGTATTAGCAGCAATTTTAATAATGTTTGGTAGTATGTTTACTCTTGGAGGTTTCTTGCTACTACAGCCTATCACTGGATTGGTTTCAGTTATATCTATAATATTTGGAGGAATGTTGCTAAAAGGTCTTAAAAGAAAAGAAGTAAATCTTTAA
- a CDS encoding TRAP transporter small permease subunit, whose amino-acid sequence MQKLLNIAKVIDAINEWIGRFAYWIILLMIFIGVWNVVGRYVGRFLGYTLTSNALIEIQWYLFDIVFFLGAAYTLKHNGHVRVDVFYKDLSLKQKALVDFIGTFIFLIPFCLVIIYYSWDNVINSWKFLETSPDPGGLARYPIKSMIIVSSISLIFQGISEAIKSLNKFKKQLNSQEDNHDPSI is encoded by the coding sequence TTGCAAAAATTACTTAACATCGCTAAGGTTATAGATGCTATTAATGAATGGATAGGCAGATTTGCTTATTGGATAATCTTATTAATGATCTTTATAGGTGTTTGGAATGTTGTAGGAAGATATGTTGGAAGGTTCCTTGGATATACTTTAACTTCCAATGCGCTTATTGAAATACAGTGGTATTTATTTGATATTGTTTTTTTCTTGGGAGCAGCATATACTCTGAAACACAATGGACATGTTAGAGTAGATGTTTTTTACAAAGATTTATCATTAAAACAAAAAGCATTAGTAGATTTTATAGGTACTTTCATTTTTTTGATCCCTTTTTGTTTAGTAATAATTTATTATTCCTGGGATAATGTTATAAACTCTTGGAAATTTCTAGAGACATCTCCAGATCCTGGAGGTTTAGCTCGTTATCCTATTAAATCAATGATTATTGTTAGTAGCATATCACTAATTTTCCAAGGAATATCTGAAGCCATAAAAAGTTTAAATAAGTTTAAAAAACAGTTAAACTCTCAGGAGGATAACCATGATCCAAGTATATGA
- a CDS encoding EamA family transporter: MTFQEFCLLLVSVLASALGQLFLKMGALKLGKVNSVNIISHISKIIVVPELLLGLSCYGFGAIAYILLLTRVNLSVAGPSASIIYIFSVLIGYFMFKEVIPVYRAFGLGLVVCGVILVVWKPN, from the coding sequence ATGACGTTTCAAGAGTTTTGTTTATTGTTAGTTTCTGTACTTGCAAGTGCTCTAGGTCAATTGTTTTTAAAAATGGGGGCTTTGAAATTAGGTAAAGTTAATTCCGTTAATATCATAAGTCACATCTCAAAAATTATTGTTGTCCCAGAATTGCTTTTAGGGTTATCTTGTTATGGATTCGGAGCGATCGCATATATTTTACTATTGACTCGTGTTAATTTGAGTGTCGCCGGTCCATCTGCATCAATTATTTACATATTTTCAGTCTTGATTGGCTATTTTATGTTTAAGGAAGTTATTCCTGTTTATCGTGCTTTTGGCCTTGGACTCGTAGTATGTGGTGTTATTTTGGTTGTATGGAAACCAAATTAA
- the rplU gene encoding 50S ribosomal protein L21, with product MNYAIIEAGGSQFRVEPGRFYDMNRLTTDDSNSYVIDKVLLISNDSKITIGHPFIEGATVEGIVTRERRGKKVIVYKMRPKKKTRKKRGHRQELSRLMINSISLNGSVICKSSPEASAEEDIKQEK from the coding sequence ATGAATTATGCAATTATTGAGGCTGGAGGATCACAGTTTCGTGTTGAGCCTGGCCGCTTTTATGATATGAACCGCCTTACTACTGATGATAGTAACTCTTATGTAATCGACAAAGTATTACTTATTAGTAATGATAGTAAAATAACTATTGGTCACCCTTTTATTGAAGGAGCTACTGTAGAAGGAATTGTGACTAGAGAGCGAAGAGGCAAAAAGGTTATTGTCTATAAAATGCGTCCTAAGAAGAAAACACGCAAAAAAAGAGGACATCGTCAAGAACTTAGTCGCCTAATGATTAATTCTATTAGTCTCAATGGTTCAGTTATTTGCAAAAGTTCTCCAGAAGCTTCCGCCGAAGAAGATATAAAACAGGAAAAATAA
- a CDS encoding 2Fe-2S iron-sulfur cluster-binding protein, translated as MSKRYTVEIHHQEANYVIEVSEDEKILESARRAGVELPLSCEAGVCTTCTAHILEGKVEQGEGMGLSPQLQDEGYALLCVSYPRSNLKLVTEKEEKVYDRQFSPNT; from the coding sequence ATGTCAAAGAGATATACAGTAGAAATTCATCATCAAGAAGCTAATTATGTCATTGAAGTTTCTGAAGATGAAAAAATTTTAGAGTCAGCCAGAAGAGCTGGCGTTGAACTGCCATTATCTTGTGAGGCAGGTGTATGTACAACTTGTACTGCTCATATATTAGAAGGTAAAGTAGAACAAGGAGAAGGAATGGGGTTATCTCCCCAACTTCAAGATGAAGGTTATGCTCTGCTATGTGTTTCATATCCTCGATCTAACTTAAAATTGGTCACTGAAAAAGAAGAAAAAGTATATGATAGACAATTTTCACCAAATACTTAA
- the rpmA gene encoding 50S ribosomal protein L27 produces MAHKKGTGSTRNGRDSNSQRLGVKRFGGQTVRAGNILIRQRGTKVHPGNNVGIGKDDTLFALVDGIVTFEHKTKSRKKVSVYPIAI; encoded by the coding sequence ATGGCTCATAAGAAAGGAACCGGTAGTACTCGGAACGGACGTGACTCTAATTCTCAAAGACTCGGAGTTAAACGTTTTGGTGGACAAACAGTTAGAGCAGGAAACATTCTAATTCGCCAAAGAGGAACAAAAGTTCACCCAGGCAATAATGTAGGAATAGGCAAGGATGATACTTTATTTGCTTTAGTTGATGGGATTGTTACCTTTGAGCACAAAACAAAAAGCCGCAAAAAGGTCAGTGTATATCCAATAGCTATTTAA
- a CDS encoding TRAP transporter large permease produces the protein MIQVYDGLGPLMFAVALVLLSLGYPVAFSLGGVSIIFACVGVLLDIFNPVFLSALPSRIFGIMGNYTLLAIPYFIFLGSMLEKTGIAEKLLLTMGILFGKLRGGLALAVVIVGSLLAATTGVVAATVVAMGLISLPIMLRYGYNKQLAAGVIVASGTLGQLIPPSIVLVVLADQLSIPVGTLFIGSIVPGIMMASVFALHVVIIAMIRPDIAPAIPKEERSIGIKTLAKQVIQAMLPPLLLIFLVMGSIFFGFATPTEAGAVGALGTIFLAAFNKQLNWVTLRQVCDTTLRISTMVIFILFGSTAFSLVFRGVHGDQFMLDILTTLPGGKYGFLIVSMLTVFILGFFIDFFEIAFIVIPIFKPVAETLGIDLLWYGVILAANLQTSFLTPPFGFALFYLRGVAPPDLKTEEIYYGVIPFILLQLLVLILIVIFPSFVNFLPSLSTNVR, from the coding sequence ATGATCCAAGTATATGACGGATTAGGCCCACTAATGTTTGCTGTAGCATTAGTTCTACTTTCATTAGGGTATCCAGTTGCTTTTTCTCTAGGCGGAGTATCAATAATTTTTGCTTGTGTTGGGGTATTATTAGACATTTTCAACCCAGTCTTTTTAAGTGCATTGCCAAGTAGAATTTTTGGCATTATGGGAAACTATACTTTGTTAGCTATTCCTTATTTCATTTTTTTAGGTTCAATGCTTGAAAAAACAGGTATTGCCGAAAAATTGCTATTAACTATGGGAATATTGTTCGGTAAATTACGTGGAGGATTAGCCTTAGCCGTTGTGATTGTAGGATCACTACTAGCTGCTACAACTGGAGTGGTTGCGGCAACTGTTGTAGCTATGGGATTAATTTCTCTCCCAATTATGTTGCGTTATGGATATAATAAACAACTTGCAGCAGGAGTAATAGTAGCATCAGGCACATTAGGTCAGTTAATTCCGCCTAGCATAGTGTTAGTTGTATTAGCAGATCAATTAAGTATTCCCGTTGGAACCTTGTTTATTGGTTCAATTGTTCCAGGAATAATGATGGCAAGTGTATTTGCCTTGCATGTTGTCATAATTGCTATGATACGTCCTGACATTGCACCTGCAATTCCTAAAGAAGAAAGATCTATTGGAATAAAAACATTAGCAAAACAAGTCATACAAGCTATGCTTCCACCTTTACTACTTATTTTTTTAGTTATGGGAAGTATTTTTTTTGGCTTTGCGACTCCAACAGAGGCAGGAGCGGTAGGCGCTTTAGGGACTATATTTTTAGCTGCTTTTAATAAGCAGCTAAATTGGGTAACTCTTAGACAAGTATGTGATACGACATTGCGCATCAGCACCATGGTAATTTTTATTCTTTTTGGATCAACTGCTTTTAGTCTGGTTTTCCGAGGAGTACATGGAGATCAATTTATGCTAGATATATTAACAACACTCCCAGGAGGAAAATATGGATTTCTAATTGTTAGTATGTTAACAGTTTTCATACTAGGTTTTTTTATTGACTTTTTTGAAATAGCTTTTATAGTTATCCCTATTTTTAAACCTGTTGCTGAAACTTTAGGTATAGATTTACTTTGGTATGGAGTTATATTAGCAGCTAATTTACAGACTTCTTTCTTAACACCTCCTTTCGGATTCGCTCTTTTTTATTTAAGAGGAGTAGCTCCTCCAGACTTAAAAACAGAAGAAATTTACTATGGTGTTATCCCTTTTATCTTACTTCAACTTTTAGTACTGATTTTGATTGTTATTTTTCCTTCCTTTGTAAACTTTTTACCATCTTTAAGTACTAATGTTAGGTAA
- a CDS encoding DUF1517 domain-containing protein, translating into MNFLRDQVNTFTGKTRFLVSRIFLHISGEDAAPLLGILNEEARAAVDQEGDLLKMGEGLVRICQYLLQFSFNWQSSANEGDIFWEEEMAGDYFNELFSDSAQRYLSSEDLESDIKKENSVLSLPSNRNLVIMITIACTGEVPDLETNLADKEALEYGLKALLNLHYQERLEALQIHYSPAHFGDELTNDQLLLNFPELIPL; encoded by the coding sequence ATGAACTTTTTGCGTGATCAAGTTAATACTTTTACAGGTAAGACTCGTTTCTTAGTATCTCGTATCTTTTTACATATCTCAGGAGAAGATGCAGCTCCTTTGTTAGGAATCCTTAATGAAGAAGCACGGGCAGCAGTAGACCAAGAAGGAGACTTATTAAAGATGGGGGAAGGGTTGGTTAGGATTTGTCAATATCTTCTTCAATTTAGTTTTAATTGGCAATCTTCTGCTAATGAAGGAGATATTTTCTGGGAAGAAGAAATGGCAGGTGACTATTTCAATGAGCTCTTTTCTGATTCAGCACAACGTTATTTAAGTAGTGAAGATTTAGAGTCAGATATAAAGAAAGAAAATTCCGTCCTAAGCTTACCATCTAATCGTAATTTAGTTATCATGATTACTATTGCCTGCACGGGAGAAGTACCAGATTTAGAAACTAATCTTGCTGATAAAGAAGCTTTAGAATATGGTTTAAAGGCTTTGCTAAACCTTCATTACCAAGAACGTTTAGAAGCACTTCAAATTCATTACTCTCCAGCACATTTTGGAGATGAGCTCACTAACGATCAATTATTATTAAATTTTCCTGAATTAATTCCTCTATAA